One window of the Pseudomonadota bacterium genome contains the following:
- a CDS encoding acyl-CoA dehydrogenase family protein, translating to MALSKDDLDVRERARALTRVYLFPVEEELDEFERLAPEQEATIREGVRDHGLNAINHSREHGGQGMTIVQQCIVNEEVGQSTGALWGRVWQPPMCLKDGTPEQIEKYLIPACAGELSTAFCTSEPGSGSDAAGIETNAVADGNQYVINGEKCFASNAEFADLSLLTTIVDGDSSKPTLFLIDKGTDGFNIARLPRFSQRSGHGHPELSIRDMKVPATQILGEVGQGFELTKDWFVEARLAIAARSIGMAVRATELANDWANEREQFGQKIIGFQAIEFMIAEMATEIMAGKSMLYRVASEIDAGLDRKQAHAKASAIKLFCSETGWRVVDKAVQIFGGRGTMCENPVERLYRDVRLERIWEGTSEVQKVIMGGQIAKRGLDMYVGWD from the coding sequence ATGGCACTCAGCAAAGACGACCTGGATGTTCGTGAGCGCGCCCGCGCCTTAACGAGAGTCTATCTCTTCCCCGTGGAAGAAGAGCTTGATGAATTCGAACGCCTGGCGCCGGAGCAGGAGGCAACCATCCGCGAAGGCGTGCGCGATCACGGGCTGAACGCCATCAACCACAGCCGCGAGCACGGCGGCCAGGGTATGACGATTGTGCAGCAATGCATCGTCAACGAAGAGGTCGGCCAATCGACGGGCGCCTTGTGGGGACGCGTCTGGCAGCCGCCGATGTGTCTGAAGGACGGCACGCCCGAGCAGATCGAAAAGTACCTGATCCCGGCTTGCGCGGGTGAACTCTCTACCGCTTTCTGTACCTCCGAACCGGGATCAGGGTCCGACGCCGCAGGCATCGAGACCAACGCGGTCGCCGACGGCAATCAGTACGTCATCAACGGCGAGAAGTGTTTTGCCAGCAATGCCGAGTTTGCCGATCTGTCGCTGCTCACGACCATCGTCGACGGCGACTCGTCGAAACCCACCCTGTTCCTAATCGACAAGGGAACCGACGGTTTCAATATCGCCCGCCTGCCCCGTTTTTCGCAGCGATCCGGCCACGGCCACCCTGAGCTCTCTATTCGCGACATGAAGGTGCCGGCGACTCAGATCCTGGGCGAGGTCGGTCAGGGGTTCGAGTTGACCAAGGACTGGTTTGTCGAGGCGCGGTTGGCGATCGCGGCGCGGAGCATCGGTATGGCTGTGCGCGCGACGGAACTGGCGAACGACTGGGCCAATGAGCGCGAACAGTTCGGCCAGAAGATCATCGGGTTTCAAGCGATCGAGTTCATGATTGCCGAGATGGCGACAGAGATCATGGCCGGCAAGAGCATGCTTTACCGCGTGGCGTCTGAGATCGACGCCGGCCTTGACCGCAAGCAGGCCCATGCCAAGGCGAGTGCCATCAAGCTCTTCTGTTCAGAGACCGGCTGGCGGGTCGTCGACAAGGCTGTCCAGATCTTCGGCGGTCGCGGCACCATGTGCGAGAACCCGGTCGAGCGGCTCTACCGTGATGTCCGCCTGGAGCGCATCTGGGAGGGCACGTCCGAGGTCCAGAAGGTCATCATGGGCGGGCAGATCGCCAAGCGCGGCCTCGACATGTATGTCGGCTGGGATTGA
- a CDS encoding alpha/beta hydrolase, translating into MSTASDLRVVADDGTELMVRRCGNTSGPRLLVGHGVGFAVDGFCPMWRHLEPVCDLVLMDLRGHGRSSPVTPESIDGPRVMEDTKSVVRAIKETWGERPLWGVFHSYSGLTALRLEAIDPGWFAGLFLMEPPAMPPPDHPAHAAFDQGRQGLAERTLKRQATFGSVGELVEKYAGRKQFSRFAPGSTEALAASLLVPDGDGLRLACAPAVEAQFYATNRDDGLWQRLDTVACPIMMLAGGDDMRDGVPPALTARDLAHAGGFDFVEVAGTTHMMVLERPRFIAELARAFVMAHQDG; encoded by the coding sequence TTGAGCACGGCATCTGACCTTCGGGTTGTGGCCGATGACGGCACAGAGCTCATGGTCCGCCGGTGCGGCAACACCTCCGGCCCGCGCCTTTTGGTCGGTCACGGTGTGGGATTTGCCGTCGATGGTTTCTGCCCCATGTGGCGCCACCTTGAGCCAGTTTGCGACCTGGTCCTGATGGACCTGCGCGGCCATGGCCGCAGCTCGCCGGTGACGCCGGAGAGTATCGACGGCCCGCGTGTCATGGAGGACACGAAGTCGGTCGTTCGCGCGATCAAGGAAACCTGGGGCGAAAGGCCGCTATGGGGTGTCTTCCATTCCTATTCCGGCCTGACCGCACTGCGGTTGGAAGCGATCGATCCCGGCTGGTTTGCCGGGCTCTTCTTGATGGAACCGCCCGCCATGCCACCACCTGACCATCCCGCCCACGCCGCTTTCGATCAGGGTCGGCAAGGCCTTGCTGAGCGGACACTCAAACGCCAGGCGACGTTTGGATCGGTCGGCGAACTCGTCGAGAAATATGCCGGGCGCAAACAGTTCTCTCGCTTTGCACCGGGCTCGACCGAAGCGCTGGCGGCCTCGCTTTTGGTCCCGGACGGCGATGGTCTGCGGCTGGCGTGTGCGCCTGCGGTCGAGGCGCAATTCTATGCGACGAACCGCGATGACGGATTGTGGCAGCGGCTCGACACCGTCGCCTGCCCGATCATGATGTTGGCGGGCGGCGACGATATGCGTGATGGCGTACCGCCTGCCCTGACCGCCCGCGACCTCGCCCATGCCGGCGGTTTCGACTTCGTCGAGGTCGCCGGTACGACGCATATGATGGTGCTGGAACGGCCCCGCTTTATCGCCGAGCTCGCGCGGGCCTTCGTCATGGCCCATCAGGACGGCTGA
- a CDS encoding TetR/AcrR family transcriptional regulator, translating into MPRLVDHDQRRETIAAAACKAIARQGIDAVTLGDIGDQADCTTGAITHYFADKDAVLLAALDLVIKRLNDRMARAIEHDPVDLRAFLAESLPIRRESREGIKVWYSFWTRTFSSAALTRRQRDMHIRWYDRLVERLTLVADADRLKPDVDIAFEAETIAALVNGIGLRSVLDAKEWPAERQLAHLDAYLDKILVQPS; encoded by the coding sequence ATGCCCCGTCTTGTCGACCACGACCAACGCCGCGAAACCATTGCGGCCGCTGCCTGCAAAGCAATCGCCCGCCAGGGGATCGATGCGGTGACGTTGGGCGATATTGGCGATCAGGCTGATTGCACGACGGGCGCCATTACCCACTACTTTGCCGACAAGGATGCCGTGTTGCTGGCAGCGCTTGATCTGGTCATTAAGCGCCTCAACGACCGTATGGCGCGCGCAATCGAGCACGATCCGGTCGACCTGCGCGCGTTCCTGGCCGAATCGCTGCCGATCCGCCGGGAGAGCAGGGAAGGCATCAAGGTCTGGTACAGTTTCTGGACGCGCACCTTCTCAAGTGCCGCGCTGACCAGGCGCCAGCGTGACATGCACATCCGCTGGTATGATCGCCTTGTCGAACGGCTAACCCTGGTGGCGGATGCCGACCGCCTGAAGCCAGATGTCGACATTGCGTTCGAAGCCGAAACCATCGCCGCTTTGGTCAATGGCATCGGATTGCGGTCTGTTCTCGATGCCAAGGAATGGCCTGCCGAACGCCAGCTCGCCCATCTCGACGCCTATCTCGACAAGATCCTCGTTCAGCCGTCCTGA
- a CDS encoding serine hydrolase, translating to MHHPGRCLTLVVLVVMAFQVHVSFAEDDVMVGVPAAPETQVTLMNQALPPFSRWGFRNMSVQPAVMVPRSGPIYEIPYGEPIEIELLTFEHDGQTMTVLEALEAENTDGFLVIKDGAIVYERYFGDFTEHSHHLWASSTKSLVSMAVGILIEEGKIDPEAKVPTYVPELAEGAFADLTVGEVLNMVSAIDYSEDYANLTPGSVHYEYFRRIGLTPAFDLMQIDPAEDGTPRGTLEFLPEFQSNPDLEPSYRFEYHSPNVDVIGWIIARVSGTPLNDFVAANIWSKIGAEHDAFFTTDLAFVPVATGGFNSTLRDFARFGLAVLDDGTLNGVRIFPAAYTHAIPAASDDELLFTDRSAYKADGSAFFDDLLQAYRNFWWIHDRDLGVFTARGVFGQVLYVDRNTNTVIATFSSAPTASNAARPENHAKMAAMKMIAEM from the coding sequence ATGCATCACCCTGGTCGATGCCTAACGCTTGTCGTGCTCGTCGTGATGGCTTTCCAGGTGCATGTCTCATTCGCGGAAGACGACGTTATGGTCGGCGTGCCCGCGGCGCCCGAAACCCAGGTAACGTTGATGAACCAGGCCTTGCCGCCGTTCTCGCGCTGGGGTTTCCGCAACATGAGCGTGCAGCCGGCCGTCATGGTTCCGCGTTCAGGACCGATCTATGAGATTCCGTATGGCGAGCCGATCGAGATTGAATTGCTGACGTTCGAGCACGACGGACAAACCATGACGGTTCTGGAAGCGCTCGAGGCGGAGAACACCGACGGGTTTCTCGTCATTAAGGACGGCGCGATCGTCTACGAACGGTACTTCGGCGACTTCACGGAACACAGCCACCACTTGTGGGCCTCATCGACTAAGTCCCTGGTTTCGATGGCCGTGGGTATCCTGATTGAAGAAGGGAAGATCGATCCAGAGGCCAAGGTCCCGACCTATGTTCCGGAACTCGCCGAAGGCGCCTTTGCCGACCTAACCGTAGGCGAGGTCCTCAACATGGTGAGCGCAATCGATTACTCCGAGGACTATGCCAACCTGACCCCGGGCTCCGTCCACTATGAGTACTTTCGACGTATCGGCCTGACGCCGGCTTTTGACCTGATGCAGATTGATCCGGCAGAAGATGGAACGCCGCGAGGAACCCTTGAGTTTCTTCCCGAGTTTCAATCAAATCCCGATCTCGAACCCAGCTACAGGTTTGAGTACCACTCACCGAATGTCGACGTCATCGGCTGGATTATAGCCCGCGTGAGCGGCACGCCACTGAACGACTTTGTTGCAGCCAACATCTGGTCGAAGATCGGCGCTGAGCATGATGCATTTTTCACGACCGATCTCGCCTTCGTGCCTGTCGCCACCGGTGGCTTTAACTCAACACTGCGCGACTTCGCCCGCTTCGGACTTGCTGTCTTGGATGACGGGACACTGAACGGCGTACGGATCTTCCCAGCTGCCTATACACATGCGATCCCGGCGGCCAGTGATGATGAGCTGTTGTTTACCGATCGCTCGGCTTACAAGGCAGACGGTTCGGCGTTTTTCGATGATCTCTTGCAGGCCTACCGGAACTTCTGGTGGATCCACGACCGCGATCTCGGTGTTTTCACGGCCCGCGGTGTGTTCGGTCAGGTTCTCTACGTTGACCGCAACACGAACACGGTTATCGCAACGTTCTCCAGCGCGCCGACGGCCTCGAATGCGGCGCGGCCCGAGAACCATGCCAAAATGGCGGCCATGAAAATGATCGCGGAGATGTAG
- the lysA gene encoding diaminopimelate decarboxylase, which translates to MMKDAFNLNPWSEPGFLEDGGGHLHMDGVDLVAIAEEHGSPLFVYSERRLRRNARRLNAAFRDHHENASVCFASKACANLTVLRLMAEEGVAIEVNSGGEIAKAKHAGLTADRMVFNGVAKSRQEIADALDPPIKAINVDSVHELERIVEVAKARGVRANVALRAVPHVEGGSTAGIETGSTRSKFGMVEDEVTRCLEIADNHPDEVAIAGLHVHIGSQMTDIGLYVAAAKVVAEKAAAIKARFGDDFRHVNIGGGFPISYVKYNDQSPDIGYFHSDLEPSDIAAKVVPVLEDKLGADVEILTEPGRAMTSDSALLLTRIEGMKRRDGTTWLYLDAGYNIIPESAFGWYFHMVTANRTGDTDTQRFRVVGPLCDSIDVYFDMEGEAKVQALVDAKPDWAGDRALLEDKLVHIPGYRELPASTTSGDILALLDTGAYQMELTNHYCGRPRPGAVMVCEDGSVKTIRRAETPADLWRGEEG; encoded by the coding sequence ATGATGAAAGACGCATTCAACCTGAACCCCTGGTCCGAACCTGGATTCCTGGAGGATGGCGGCGGTCACCTGCATATGGATGGCGTCGATCTGGTGGCGATCGCCGAAGAACACGGCTCGCCCCTGTTTGTCTATTCCGAGCGACGGCTGCGCCGAAACGCCAGGCGGCTGAACGCGGCATTTCGCGATCACCATGAGAACGCCAGCGTCTGCTTTGCAAGCAAGGCCTGCGCCAATCTGACCGTACTCCGCCTGATGGCGGAGGAGGGGGTGGCGATCGAGGTCAATTCCGGCGGCGAGATCGCCAAGGCGAAACACGCCGGCCTGACCGCCGACCGCATGGTGTTCAACGGTGTCGCCAAGTCCCGGCAAGAAATCGCCGATGCACTGGATCCGCCGATCAAGGCAATCAACGTGGATTCCGTCCACGAGCTCGAACGTATCGTCGAGGTGGCAAAGGCGCGCGGCGTGCGGGCCAACGTCGCGTTGCGCGCGGTGCCCCATGTCGAGGGCGGGTCCACAGCGGGCATCGAGACCGGCTCGACGCGTTCGAAGTTTGGCATGGTCGAGGACGAAGTCACTCGTTGCCTGGAAATCGCCGACAATCATCCGGACGAAGTCGCGATTGCCGGACTGCACGTCCACATCGGCTCCCAGATGACGGACATCGGCCTTTATGTCGCCGCGGCCAAGGTCGTGGCAGAGAAGGCGGCGGCCATCAAGGCGCGCTTTGGCGACGACTTCCGCCACGTCAATATCGGCGGTGGGTTCCCGATCAGCTACGTGAAGTACAATGACCAATCGCCGGACATCGGATACTTCCACAGCGACCTCGAACCGAGTGACATCGCGGCCAAGGTCGTGCCGGTGCTGGAAGACAAACTGGGGGCGGATGTCGAGATCCTGACCGAACCGGGCAGGGCTATGACAAGCGACAGCGCGCTCCTCCTGACCCGGATAGAGGGCATGAAGCGGCGCGACGGCACGACCTGGCTCTATCTGGATGCCGGCTACAACATCATCCCTGAGTCAGCATTTGGCTGGTACTTTCACATGGTGACCGCCAACCGGACCGGCGATACGGACACCCAGCGGTTCCGCGTTGTCGGGCCGCTGTGCGACTCCATCGACGTCTATTTCGATATGGAGGGCGAGGCGAAGGTCCAGGCACTGGTCGACGCGAAACCGGACTGGGCGGGCGACCGCGCGCTGCTCGAAGACAAACTCGTCCACATACCAGGCTACCGCGAGTTGCCGGCATCGACGACCAGCGGCGACATCCTTGCGCTCCTCGATACCGGCGCCTACCAGATGGAACTCACCAACCATTATTGTGGGCGGCCACGCCCTGGTGCGGTGATGGTTTGCGAGGACGGTTCGGTCAAGACGATCCGTCGCGCGGAGACGCCGGCCGATCTGTGGCGAGGCGAAGAGGGTTAA
- a CDS encoding FecR domain-containing protein, with protein sequence MSISLGRTLWLGVCLMVLAGTAQAQAPESIGNVDLVEVWAYSTPPGGARDSIFRGHQVFTDETIETVTNAYVHMTFVDGTTLAIGESTVLVLDNFVYDPNASDSLVADFTGGLYHLISGDIDKQTVLIRTPGLAIGLRGTDIVVQVAQNGKTDLAVLDGIATATPTAGGETVDVNAGQTATGEPGVPTVILSNGLPAFATTDLPTGTRGTRNLGGGAGEGRDGIGGDGDSGDSSSGSSSSSGSSSGNT encoded by the coding sequence GTGAGTATCAGTCTTGGGCGCACGCTGTGGCTGGGTGTTTGCCTGATGGTGTTGGCGGGCACGGCACAGGCGCAAGCGCCGGAGAGTATCGGCAATGTCGATCTGGTAGAGGTCTGGGCCTATAGCACGCCGCCCGGCGGCGCACGCGATTCCATCTTCCGCGGTCATCAGGTCTTCACCGATGAGACCATCGAGACCGTAACGAATGCCTATGTGCACATGACGTTTGTCGATGGCACGACCCTGGCGATTGGTGAGAGCACGGTCCTGGTGCTCGATAACTTTGTCTATGATCCCAACGCGTCCGACAGCCTGGTCGCGGACTTCACAGGCGGGCTCTACCATCTAATCTCCGGCGACATCGACAAGCAGACCGTTCTGATCCGCACACCCGGCCTCGCAATTGGACTGCGTGGGACGGATATCGTCGTGCAGGTTGCGCAGAACGGTAAGACCGATCTCGCCGTGTTGGATGGCATAGCCACGGCAACGCCGACGGCCGGAGGCGAAACGGTTGATGTCAATGCCGGTCAGACGGCGACTGGTGAGCCCGGCGTACCCACCGTGATCTTGAGCAACGGCCTACCCGCCTTCGCGACCACGGATTTGCCGACAGGCACCAGAGGCACCCGGAACCTTGGCGGCGGCGCGGGCGAAGGACGCGACGGGATTGGCGGCGATGGTGATAGCGGCGACAGCAGCAGCGGCAGCTCGAGCAGCAGCGGCTCCAGCAGTGGCAACACGTAG
- a CDS encoding N-carbamoyl-D-amino-acid hydrolase, which yields MTRTIKVAAAQVGPIARDEARQKVVARLLEMMREAADWGADVVVYPELTLTTFFPRWAIDDEDEIDSWYERDMPNAATQPLFDEAKKLGIGFHLGYAELAFDADGTKHRYNTAIIVDKAGEIAGKFRKIHIPGHAEVLDRPGQHLEKRYFEVGDLGFPVFRAFDSIVGMCICNDRRWPETWRVMGLQGVEMVFCGYNTPVGLGDPYDLDALEPFHNHLVFQAGCYQNATWAVGVAKCGNEEGFNMVGQSCIVAPSGEIVAQCGSIEDEVIVHKCNLDAAREYKNDTFNFANHRQPQHYRLIVERTGAEPPPV from the coding sequence ATGACGCGGACGATTAAGGTGGCAGCGGCTCAGGTGGGACCGATCGCGCGCGACGAGGCACGTCAGAAGGTCGTGGCGCGCCTCTTGGAGATGATGCGCGAGGCGGCGGACTGGGGCGCCGACGTTGTGGTCTATCCGGAGTTGACACTGACCACGTTTTTTCCGCGCTGGGCGATTGATGACGAGGACGAGATCGACAGCTGGTACGAACGTGACATGCCGAACGCCGCGACGCAGCCGCTGTTCGACGAAGCCAAGAAACTCGGTATCGGGTTCCATCTGGGTTATGCCGAACTGGCTTTCGATGCCGATGGCACAAAACACCGCTACAACACCGCGATCATCGTCGACAAGGCCGGCGAGATTGCCGGCAAGTTCCGCAAGATACACATACCCGGCCATGCCGAGGTTCTGGACCGCCCGGGCCAGCACCTGGAGAAACGCTATTTCGAAGTCGGCGATCTTGGCTTTCCGGTGTTCCGCGCTTTCGACAGCATCGTCGGCATGTGCATCTGCAATGACCGGCGCTGGCCGGAAACGTGGCGCGTGATGGGCTTGCAGGGCGTGGAGATGGTGTTCTGCGGCTACAACACGCCGGTCGGTCTGGGCGACCCCTATGACCTTGATGCGCTGGAGCCGTTCCACAATCACTTGGTGTTCCAGGCCGGCTGTTATCAGAACGCGACCTGGGCGGTGGGTGTCGCGAAGTGCGGCAACGAAGAAGGTTTCAACATGGTCGGCCAAAGCTGCATCGTCGCGCCATCAGGCGAAATCGTCGCGCAGTGCGGTTCGATCGAGGATGAGGTCATCGTCCACAAATGTAATCTGGACGCCGCCCGTGAATACAAGAACGATACCTTCAACTTCGCCAATCACCGCCAGCCCCAGCACTACAGACTGATCGTCGAACGCACGGGCGCCGAACCGCCGCCAGTCTGA
- the hydA gene encoding dihydropyrimidinase, giving the protein MADFDLIVKDGTVVTASDTHVADIGVLGGRIAALADNLPASQAETVIDATGKLVLPGGVEAHCHIDEPIYGGAVLADDFASGSVAAACGGTTTFIPFANQLPGHTLRQAVDDYHARAHGKSLIDYSFHMIVTDANEQVLGQELPGLLHDGYTSFKVFMTYDDFCLDDGEILNVLATAKRHGGFVMVHAENDHCIRWLAEQLERAGRTEPASFSIAHGPVVEREATHRAISLAEIVETPVFIVHVSSAQAMEQIAWAQSRGLPVYAETCPQYLFLSEEDFKREGWEGAKYVCSPPPRDPGNPDHLWRGLKNGTFQLVSSDHSPFRMEGPGGRIESAGELHFHKISPGIPGIEVRLPLMFSEGVNKGRIDLNHFVALTATNAAKLYGLYPQKGTIAIGSDADIVLWDPDRRVTIRHAMLHDAADYTPYEGFDVTGWPVLTLSRGEIVWRDGTVHGEPGRGRYLKRGASSAIQSFSARST; this is encoded by the coding sequence ATGGCCGATTTTGACCTGATCGTCAAGGACGGGACCGTGGTAACGGCAAGCGACACCCATGTCGCGGATATCGGTGTGCTTGGCGGCCGCATTGCCGCGCTGGCCGATAACCTCCCGGCATCGCAAGCCGAGACTGTAATCGACGCGACTGGCAAGTTGGTCCTACCTGGCGGCGTCGAAGCCCATTGTCATATCGACGAGCCGATCTACGGCGGCGCGGTTTTGGCCGACGACTTCGCGTCGGGCTCCGTCGCGGCGGCGTGCGGCGGCACGACGACATTCATTCCGTTCGCGAACCAATTGCCCGGTCATACCCTGCGTCAAGCGGTCGACGACTATCACGCCAGGGCCCACGGCAAGTCGCTGATCGACTACAGCTTCCACATGATCGTGACCGACGCCAACGAACAGGTTCTGGGCCAGGAACTGCCCGGGCTGCTGCATGATGGCTACACGTCTTTCAAGGTCTTCATGACCTATGACGACTTCTGCCTCGACGACGGCGAGATACTGAACGTGCTGGCGACGGCAAAGCGTCACGGCGGCTTTGTCATGGTGCATGCGGAAAACGACCATTGCATCCGATGGCTCGCCGAGCAACTTGAGCGCGCGGGTCGAACGGAGCCGGCCTCTTTCTCCATCGCGCACGGACCGGTCGTCGAGCGAGAGGCGACCCATCGCGCTATCAGTCTGGCCGAGATTGTCGAGACACCCGTCTTCATTGTTCACGTCTCATCGGCCCAAGCGATGGAGCAGATCGCCTGGGCGCAATCGCGTGGCCTGCCGGTCTATGCGGAAACCTGTCCACAGTACCTCTTCCTGTCTGAGGAGGACTTCAAACGTGAGGGCTGGGAGGGCGCCAAGTATGTCTGCTCGCCCCCGCCCCGTGATCCAGGCAATCCCGACCATCTGTGGCGTGGCCTGAAGAATGGCACCTTTCAATTGGTCTCGTCGGATCACAGCCCTTTTCGCATGGAGGGGCCTGGCGGTCGGATCGAGTCAGCCGGAGAGCTTCATTTCCACAAAATCAGCCCGGGCATACCGGGCATCGAGGTGCGCCTGCCCTTGATGTTCTCGGAAGGCGTGAACAAGGGCCGGATTGATCTTAACCACTTTGTCGCGCTGACCGCGACCAACGCGGCGAAGCTCTATGGGCTTTACCCACAGAAGGGCACCATCGCGATCGGTAGCGACGCCGACATTGTTCTTTGGGACCCCGACCGTCGCGTGACCATTCGCCATGCGATGCTGCATGATGCCGCCGACTATACGCCGTATGAGGGCTTTGATGTGACGGGCTGGCCGGTTCTGACCCTGTCGCGCGGCGAGATCGTGTGGCGGGACGGTACGGTCCATGGTGAGCCCGGCCGCGGGCGGTACCTCAAACGTGGCGCGTCCTCGGCGATTCAATCATTCTCCGCACGGTCGACGTGA
- a CDS encoding aspartate/glutamate racemase family protein, whose translation MGERVIVINPNSDRAVTAAMSRNLDSLRFSGGPEICCETLEDAPAGIETARHADQVVGPLCDLIAREDERASAFVIACFGDPGLASARETTQKPVIGICEGGVTVALNHGEHYGILTNMPADIGPGLRQIRGLGLDARLAGIEACGIAVTELNDTQRAQSELTAAAQRLKDRGADVVILGCAGMVPYASGVEQAVEVRTIDPVHAATGIAMTAARSFQAGS comes from the coding sequence ATGGGCGAGCGGGTCATTGTCATCAATCCGAACAGCGACCGCGCTGTGACCGCGGCGATGAGCCGCAACCTCGACAGCCTACGATTTTCTGGCGGTCCCGAGATCTGCTGTGAGACATTGGAAGACGCACCGGCCGGCATCGAAACCGCACGCCACGCCGATCAGGTCGTGGGCCCGCTCTGCGATCTCATCGCGCGCGAGGACGAGCGGGCCAGCGCCTTCGTCATCGCTTGTTTTGGCGATCCCGGCTTGGCGTCCGCGCGAGAGACTACGCAGAAACCGGTCATTGGCATCTGTGAGGGCGGCGTTACGGTGGCGCTAAACCACGGAGAACACTACGGTATCTTGACCAATATGCCCGCTGACATTGGCCCGGGGCTACGCCAGATCCGCGGTCTCGGCCTGGATGCCCGGCTTGCCGGGATCGAGGCATGCGGGATTGCCGTAACCGAGCTCAACGACACTCAGCGCGCACAATCGGAACTCACCGCCGCCGCCCAACGCTTAAAGGACCGTGGCGCAGATGTCGTTATACTTGGCTGCGCCGGCATGGTGCCTTACGCGTCCGGCGTCGAGCAGGCCGTCGAGGTAAGAACGATCGACCCGGTACACGCCGCGACCGGTATCGCCATGACAGCGGCACGTTCGTTCCAAGCGGGAAGCTGA
- a CDS encoding creatininase family protein, whose product MTHRWAELATTDFAALDAARTIALLPVGAIEQHGPHLPLGTDSMIADGIVTAALEAVDDSVNVLALPTQAVGDSLEHADFAGTLSQQAETLIASWIELGRSVYAAGLRKMMIFNAHGGQPQVVDIVAKRLRVELGMVVGRVTYFSFGCPEGLIAPDELAYGIHGGDVETSIMLHLHPDLVRHEAVTDFPNRMRGLASSMRRMGHGGRTGIGWKAQDINPQGAVGDATAATAEKGRALVEHFAGELALRLADMADYEITD is encoded by the coding sequence ATGACGCATCGCTGGGCTGAACTGGCGACAACTGACTTCGCCGCGCTCGATGCAGCGCGAACGATCGCCTTGCTGCCGGTCGGCGCAATCGAGCAGCACGGCCCTCACCTGCCGCTTGGCACCGACAGCATGATCGCCGATGGGATCGTGACGGCGGCGCTTGAGGCCGTCGACGACAGTGTCAACGTCCTTGCGCTGCCGACACAGGCCGTCGGCGACAGCCTGGAACACGCTGATTTCGCGGGAACGCTGAGTCAGCAGGCCGAGACGTTGATCGCCTCGTGGATCGAACTGGGCCGGTCGGTTTACGCTGCGGGCTTGCGCAAGATGATGATCTTCAATGCCCATGGCGGGCAACCGCAGGTCGTCGACATTGTCGCCAAGCGGTTGCGGGTTGAGTTGGGCATGGTGGTGGGGCGTGTCACCTACTTTTCGTTCGGTTGTCCGGAAGGCTTGATAGCCCCCGACGAGCTTGCCTACGGTATCCACGGCGGCGACGTCGAAACATCGATCATGCTGCACTTGCACCCGGACCTCGTACGGCATGAGGCGGTCACTGACTTCCCGAATCGCATGCGCGGCCTGGCCTCTTCCATGCGGCGCATGGGCCATGGCGGTCGCACCGGTATCGGTTGGAAGGCGCAAGATATCAACCCACAGGGTGCCGTCGGTGATGCGACGGCCGCCACGGCGGAAAAAGGCCGCGCGCTTGTCGAGCATTTCGCCGGCGAGCTCGCCCTTCGCCTTGCCGACATGGCGGACTACGAGATCACTGATTGA